From Amycolatopsis sp. WQ 127309:
CGCTGTTCCTCGAAGCCGACCGGATGCGCGCGCCGAAGCTGACCGCCGAGAACCTGGCGAACCAGATCGACGTCGTGAAAGAGGAGATCCGGCTCAACGTGCTGAACCGGCCGTACGGCGGGTTCCCGTGGATCACCCTGCCGCCGGTCCTGTACTCGACGTTCCCCAACGCGCACAACGGTTACGGCGGCTTCGAGGACCTCGAGAGCGCCACGGTCGAAGACTGCGCCGCGTTCTTCGACACCTACTACTCGCCGGCCAACGCCGTGCTCACCGTGGCGGGCGACTTCGAGATCGCCGACGCCAAGGACCTGATCGAGAAGAACTTCGGCGACGTCCCGCACCGGCCGGCGCCGCAGCGGCCGTCGTTCGCCGAGCCGCTGCCGACCAGCGAACTGCTGGGCGAGACGATCGACCCGCACGCCCCGCTGCCCGCGCTCGCCGTCGGCTACCGGATGCCGGACCCGATCAACGACGTCGGCGGCTACCTCGCCTACCTCGTGCTCGCCGGCGTCCTGACCGACGGCGACGGCTCCCGGCTGCAGCAGCGGCTGGTGCACAAGGAGCCCCTGGTCGTCGACATCGGCGCCGGCGCCGGGCTGTTCGGCCCGTTCGAGGCCCGCGACCCGGACACGTTCACCATCACCCTGATCCACCCGCACGAGGTGCCGCGCGAGCGCGTGCTCGCGGCGCTGGACGACGAGCTCGAGAAGATCGCCGAGAACCCGCCGGACGAGCAGGAACTGCGCAAGGTCACCGCGCGCTGGACCGCGAGCCTGCACTCCGAGCACGACCGCCTGGTGTCCCGGACCCTCGCGCTCGGCTCGTTCGAATTGCTCTACGGCGACGCCTCGCTGGTCTACCAGCTCGCGGACCGGATGTCCGCCGTCACCTCGGAAGCCGTTTCGGCGGCGGCGAAGGCGCTGCGCCCCGACGCGCGCGCCGTCCTGGTGGTCAAGCCCGCTTCGGAAGGGACCGACGAGCAGTGAGCTCCCCCACGACTTCTGCAACGCACCGCAGCGCCGAGGAGATCGGCCGCACCGAGCGGGGGCCGCGTCCGCTGCCGCCGCTCGGCGCGCAGCGGTCCGCCGCCGACCTGTCCCATGTGGACACCACGCTGGCCAACGGCCTGCGCGTGGTGGCCGTGCGCAAGGCGACCGTGCCGATGGTCGAGGCCCG
This genomic window contains:
- a CDS encoding pitrilysin family protein — its product is MADPELVRYTLDNGLRVVLAPDATAPVVGVSVHYDVGFRSEPEGRTGFAHLFEHLMFQGSESLEKLAHFRHVQSSGGTFNGSTHPDYTDYFEVLPSAALERALFLEADRMRAPKLTAENLANQIDVVKEEIRLNVLNRPYGGFPWITLPPVLYSTFPNAHNGYGGFEDLESATVEDCAAFFDTYYSPANAVLTVAGDFEIADAKDLIEKNFGDVPHRPAPQRPSFAEPLPTSELLGETIDPHAPLPALAVGYRMPDPINDVGGYLAYLVLAGVLTDGDGSRLQQRLVHKEPLVVDIGAGAGLFGPFEARDPDTFTITLIHPHEVPRERVLAALDDELEKIAENPPDEQELRKVTARWTASLHSEHDRLVSRTLALGSFELLYGDASLVYQLADRMSAVTSEAVSAAAKALRPDARAVLVVKPASEGTDEQ